The following is a genomic window from Pseudopipra pipra isolate bDixPip1 chromosome 2, bDixPip1.hap1, whole genome shotgun sequence.
GCctgaaaaatgtcttaaaaaattaaattattataatagACTTGATGTTTGTTTGATGTTTCTGTTTAGGTGCTGACCCCAGcacaaataaaatcaatttgCCTGGCCATACTCGAATCAGGAAAACAGTATGCAGTGAAGAAGAGGAAACCATTCCCACTCATGTATTCCTACTACGGAACAGAGTATCTTGGTGAGTAAAACACACCAACGGCTTTGACAGTGATGCTGTGTGTAGATGCTGAGCTAGCAGGCACTTCAGAAATAGAATACATAAAACCTACAGTGTGGGATTTCTCCTGACCCAGTTGGGACCATCCAACCTCCTAAAACTGCTAAGGGGGACAAGGAGCTGGAAGGAAGGACTGATGCTGCCGAGCACTGGGGAACACAAGAGGTGCCTGTGCTGCAccaggggagcagcagagagcagcttcattccctcttctccttcctgccctggTAAATCTGCCTTGCCAGACAGAGGCAGCAAGAGGTGCCCATGTCTGTGTGGAGCAGGTTACCTGAGGGAACAGTCAGAGATGTTTTTGTAGGCTGCTGTTGCCATGCAGGGACTTGCTGAGCAAGTGCAACTCAGACGTGTGGTCAGGTCCTACCCATTGAGAGCAGCTTTAGCTGCAGCTCATCTGaagcagtggggaaaggccATTGAGCAGCTCCCTGGCAAGGTCCTTGAGGTACAATATGCAGAAAGTGTGGGATTGATTTGCATATATTAGCGAGTTCTCTGGCAGGCGACCAGCAGGAGAAGTcactgagctgtgtgtgccACAGACCCTGGCAGGTACAGACAGTTCTTGCACTGAAATTTACGTTTTAGCTGACTGATACTGTCAATCAGGAACTGAGAATACCCATTTATGGCCCAGTTCCAATTTGAATTTCAGTTCAGGTTCAGTTTAACTTCATGCACTGAGTTTCAGTCATATCCTAGTGAAAGCATAAAaaattcatatatattttttatatataaaagcTGGAAGAACTGGAAATGACAGAAGTagtaaaatatcttttattctAAGCACTGTTGTAACATGCATAAGAAGATGAAGGAGCTATGTGCTTGACAAGGAAATCCCAAGGGCATGTTGCCATGAGGTGGAGGTAGGACCCTCTTATTTGATTGTTTCTGTTCTTTACAGGTGCAGCTCATGGGCTTTCATCAATCCTTCAGATGTTGCTCTCCTACTATGAGTACCTGCAGCCAGCAGATCAGGAGCTTGTGTGGCAGAGTGTGGATTTCCTTATGGACCAGGAACAGAACAGCAACTGGCCTCCTGAGCTGGGGGAGACAATCGAGCGGGAGAATGAGCTTGTGCACTGGTGTCATGGAGCTCCAGGTTCTTTTCCCATTGATGCTTTGAATAGCCAGATGCTGATCACGTTGCTTTTTCACGTTAGGTGATTCCATGTAGAAGATAATCTCAGGTTAAATTTGACCGGTTTTGACCTTTTAGGAGATGCAGGCAAACTATCTAGACTTCTTCTACCAGTTCAGagtgttttatttattgctgAAACAGCTGGAACAAGAGGTATATTTTCTGCCTTAAAAGCATAGGTGATCACTGCTGAAAGAGTTCTGGTGatcctgttttctgcttttgctcCCATTCGTAAGACCTCAAAGACTGGTACAGCTGAGTCAAAAGACAGCATGtggctggaaagaaaaatggtaTGTGAAAGAACACAGATACAGACACATCCGTGAGTTTGGTGAAGGACTCAAGaatacctctttttttcccctgtcagAATCAAAGTTTAAGCTGCACTTGTTACACGGATAATGCATAATTTGACCGAAGTATTTTCATGTGAAGTATAGTTTGTACTAGCAGGAGGCATTTTTTCCAAAAGTAATGCATATAAAActgctttccagaaaaaaaaaaaaatcaatgcttAGTTTGGGTTCATGAGGTGAGGCTGATGTCTCTCAGCAATTTTGGCAAGTAATGCTGCATATTGAAAATGCTGCTTTACCTCCAGGCAGAATTTTATTGCTAACGAGTGATATTGTCTTGATAACAATGGCACTCTAATGAAGTGGAGTAAAAACAGCTTTTGCCTACCAAACTTTATTatgattaatttatttaaatccCCTCTAAAAATAAGccaaatagctttttttttttttttagtatgcATAGCTGTGTATAACTAAAATAAAGCAGTATGGGCCCCACTGGGGAATAAAAGtgagtttctttttctcatctagtaaaaaaaattatctgttgCCAATGTAAGAAATTATCTTGCCCATCTTTCTGTTTCTATCAGTGTAAGTAGGTGAGGTGAATGGCAATTTGGAAATAGTAGAAGACAGTGGTAAGAGTTTACTGTTTTAAAGGCAAAATGTGACTGCTGTTTTAAATTGATAAAAGTTTGGGAATCTTAGAGTAAACCCTGAAATTCAATGATATATTGAAAATATTGTCACAGGGAATGGGTAAGTACATCTTGCCATATGCTTTTTTATCGTACCGGATACTCCTCCCTCCACATTTAGCACACAGAGGTAGCGGTGACATGTGCAGAGCATGAGACTGCAGTTTTTTGGTGTattaatctttattttctcaagTGTTCTATGAAACCCTTGGTGTCCTTACTACAAAAGATAATCTCACTGCTCTTTTCCTAGGCATTGCATACCTGTTTGCCAAAGCTTACCTGGTTTCCAAGAAGCCTCAATATCTGGACACTTGTATCCGCTGTGGAGAGCTGACTTGGCAGAAAGGCCTGTTGAAGAAGGGCCCTGGAATATGCCACGGAGTGGCTGGTAGTGCTTACGTGTTCCTGCTGCTATATAGGCTCACTGGAAACTCAAAATACATATACAGGGCACAAAGGTTAGCATTCCTGTCTTCTGGATGTAGGGTAATACTGGAAAGTTTTGGGAACATTTATGAAGCAGCTCTATCTGTGATCACCACTCAGATGTAACATGAGCAGTGAGTTGCGATgagctgtggggcaggagctctgcagtCCTGCTTCCAAGCTGTCTGTGGTGGGAGAAGCATCAGGTTCTCCCaggctgcctccctccctccctgccccaaaccCTGTGCTCTTTcagagggaactgggctggATGTGGAGGGATGACGTGCAACCAGGTATTATCCTGATGCGAGTTCAGAAATCAGCCAAGTTGTGTACCTGAGTCCAGGAACAGAGTAAAACATGATTtgctacatttttttcagagcatTTAATGCTATTTCTTTCTACTAGAAGTGGGAAAATAAATATAGGACATGATTTGCTGTTATTTTACAGGTTTTTAATTTATCCTTCCCACCTTTAGCCAGTTTGACATTGTGCTGTTCCGTTTAGCTAGTGGAGTTAATTCCATTTTCTACAGATGCAAGCATGTATGGTCTGATGAAAATTCTGTTACAGAGCTGCAACTAGCTTTAATTATACATCTGTAACTTAActgcatatatttaaaaacatagAATTCAATGTTTGTTATTGTTTTCCTTACAGCATAGGACAATGAGGGAAAGTGATATAATAACTAGGGTGATTTATTTTCAGCCATTTGCTTTGAAGTGAGAACCTTTTATTTGTGTAGTTACTTCAGCATGACAGAATTGTTGCATCAGTGTGAAACCTTGCTTGCATCCTAAaggttattaaaaaatacttgtttAATGATATGTaatacagaaatcagaaaaagttTACAGCTCTTAATCAAGCAAAATGCACATACAGATTGCAAAGGTTTGTCTCTTCAAAATCTAATGGATCTCAGTTTCTTGTGGAAGTTGGATAGTGTAGAAGTTGCAGATAAGGTTAAATAATGAtcattctatttttttaatggctgAATGTTATTAAAATGATGCTTTCAAACAACAGGTAAGTAGACAGAGTGTGATATCAAATAATaacaaactctttttttttttctctcttagaTTTGCAGAGTTCTTATTTACAGAAGAATTTAAGGCTGGTTCCCGGGCACTAGAAAGTGTCTATAGTCTGTATGAAGGTTTTTCAGGAACTGTGTGTTTCCTGACTGACTTGCTGCAACCCAACCAAGCCGAGTTTCCTCTCTTCAGTGTCTTTGTCTAAAGACTGACACCCTCCAGGGCCACATCCCGGTGGCGATGGGGGAGGGCACCTGCAGTTTCACTTTTTTGTCAAGACAGGCTATTTACAAAACGAGCCAGTGGTACCACTAATGCTAGCCTTAATGTAGCTGGGAGTCgggtgaaaaagaaaacacactggGGCTTTAGGAGGGAAGTGTGTGGTCACCAGAAATGGgtcaatgaaaaaaagaaaaggggggggggagtgaTTGAATCTGATGGGGTAGATATTTAGCTGTAATAAGAAGCATAATCTAATCATTCAAGTGAGACAGAAAGGGGCATTATCATACTTTTAATTTGGCAGttacacaggagaaaaaaaaaagtcaaactaGAATTGCAGGGACACGCAAAGAAGAAACAGCAATGCAGTCAGTAGGTTTTAAAAAGAGTCCTGGAAAGACAATTCATGAAGCAATGCACTTACTGGGGAAGGTGATGTAGACATTTCACTACACTGCACAAAGGCAAAATCTGGGACTTTTTTACTTAAACCACATCTGCTAGTTTTAGTAACATGTATTAGGAATACCTGTATCTTGGAGCTCTTTCCTCTTCATGTGCATGTAATGACAGTTCTGTAGATAGCTGTGAGTGCAGGCTGCAGCTTCACAGTTCATTTCAGCAAGTGGAGTCTCGTGTGTAAATGAGCACTGAATTTGACCCTTCCTTTCAGAGCTCAGTCTGTGACAAGGAGCTGGTCTCCTTCCTGGCTTATTGTAACGCTGTCACTTGTCAATAATTTCCCTGTCACTGGGAAGGTGGGTGGAGCTTTGGAGAATACTTGGTT
Proteins encoded in this region:
- the LANCL3 gene encoding lanC-like protein 3; amino-acid sequence: MESQRCFANRFDDYPGSPAAAPDREAAVPLVTATIERILRELPPLGGPRGCPGGLYGGVAGVAYMLYHVAQCPLFAPSRDSYLRAARRVVDACLRYQEGCGEADADTRAAFLLGGAGVYAVAALVYRALGLPEFARPLGKFRELSEVCAPLSFLECGSDELFVGRAGYLCAALVLKQRLGMEVLTPAQIKSICLAILESGKQYAVKKRKPFPLMYSYYGTEYLGAAHGLSSILQMLLSYYEYLQPADQELVWQSVDFLMDQEQNSNWPPELGETIERENELVHWCHGAPGIAYLFAKAYLVSKKPQYLDTCIRCGELTWQKGLLKKGPGICHGVAGSAYVFLLLYRLTGNSKYIYRAQRFAEFLFTEEFKAGSRALESVYSLYEGFSGTVCFLTDLLQPNQAEFPLFSVFV